In Hippocampus zosterae strain Florida chromosome 3, ASM2543408v3, whole genome shotgun sequence, a genomic segment contains:
- the LOC127598041 gene encoding zinc finger protein aebp2-like isoform X4, with protein MAACVKLRPFHRWSNFDTVGECVMAATDIAAPTSEVTPPVTVDNCAPVLDETHTEDDSNTAAETVEPPGSGEPKWVALKAEAGEAAEQAPSEAPPFGVPEAVNLEATPSPRDTELPSEELPPEPQRNFADDNGEHVGCATENDKEIEEPGEESRGSGMEECDKKTTCVDGDKLSGGHAALGDKRRPSVEMSSSDGEPLSRMDSEDSISSTLMEMESTVSSGRSTPAMMNGQSNASSSAVKTVAYSCCWDLCLQYFNSSPDLAEHIRGVHVDGQRGGVFVCLWKGCKVYNTPSTSQSWLQRHMLTHSGDKPFKCVVGGCTASFASQGGLARHVPTHFSQQSSSKMSSQAKLKEESPSKAGLNKRKKLKNKRRCSLPRPHDFFDAQTMDAIRHRAICLNLSTHIESVGNGHSVVFSSTVLAKRKEGSGKVNVLLHWIPEDILPDVWVNETERPQLKTKVVHLSQLPQETAMLLDPNIYRQFFPYLSRALPQKRLKQSL; from the exons ATGGCGGCTTGCGTTAAGCTCCGCCCCTTCCACCGATGGTCCAATTTTGACACGGTGGGAGAGTGCGTTATGGCTGCCACAGATATTGCGGCCCCTACCTCCGAGGTAACTCCTCCGGTGACTGTCGATAATTGCGCTCCTGTCTTGGATGAAACTCATACAGAAGACGACAGCAACACCGCAGCGGAAACAGTGGAACCACCTGGCTCCGGGGAGCCGAAATGGGTTGCGCTGAAGGCGGAGGCCGGTGAGGCGGCGGAGCAGGCCCCGAGCGAGGCGCCGCCGTTCGGCGTCCCAGAAGCGGTCAACCTGGAGGCGACACCCAGTCCCCGAGATACGGAGCTGCCTTCCGAGGAGCTGCCGCCGGAGCCGCAACGGAACTTTGCAGATGACAACGGCGAGCATGTCGGCTGTGCCACGGAGAACGATAAGGAGATAGAGGAGCCTGGCGAGGAGAGCCGGGGTTCGGGTATGGAGGAGTGCGACAAAAAAACGACTTGCGTAGACGGCGACAAACTGAGCGGCGGACACGCGGCGCTGGGGGACAAGAGGCGGCCGAGCGTGGAGATGTCCTCCTCCGACGGTGAACCGCTGAGCCGCATGGACTCCGAAGACAG TATAAGCAGCACCTTGATGGAGATGGAGAGCACCGTGTCAAGTGGGCGTTCCACCCCGGCTATGATGAATGGACAAAGCAATGCCAGCTCCTCTGCTGTTAAGACTGTGGCCTACTCCTGTTGCTGGGATCTTTGCCTTCAGTACTTCAACTCGAGCCCCGATCTAGCTGAGCATATTCGGGGCGTCCATGTGGATGGACAAAGAGGAGGG gtgtttgtgtgtctgtggaaGGGTTGCAAGGTGTACAACACCCCATCCACCAGTCAGAGTTGGCTCCAGAGACACATGCTGACCCACAGTGGTGATAAGCCCTTCAAG TGTGTCGTTGGTGGCTGCACCGCAAGTTTTGCCTCCCAGGGGGGACTGGCTCGCCACGTTCCCACCCACTTCAGTCAGCAAAGTTCTTCCAAAATGTCCAGCCAAGCTAAACTCAAGGAGGAATCACCTTCCAAGGCTGGCCTCAATAAGAGGAAGAAGCTCAAGAACAAACGCAGGTGCTCCCTAC CGAGGCCCCATGACTTCTTTGACGCTCAAACCATGGATGCCATCCGCCACCGAGCCATCTGTCTCAACCTCTCCACTCATATTGAAAGCGTGGGCAACGGCCACAGTGTGGTCTTCAGCAGCACG GTGCtggccaaaaggaaggagggcTCAGGAAAAGTGAACGTTCTCCTACACTGGATACCTGAGGACAT TCTGCCTGACGTGTGGGTGAATGAAACGGAGCGGCCTCAGCTGAAGACCAAAGTGGTGCACTTATCCCAGTTGCCGCAGGAAACCGCCATGCTGCTGGACCCCAACATATACAG ACAATTCTTTCCATATCTTTCCAGAGCGCTTCCACAGAAGCGACTAAAGCAGAG CCTGTAA
- the LOC127598041 gene encoding zinc finger protein AEBP2-like isoform X5 — MAACVKLRPFHRWSNFDTVGECVMAATDIAAPTSEVTPPVTVDNCAPVLDETHTEDDSNTAAETVEPPGSGEPKWVALKAEAGEAAEQAPSEAPPFGVPEAVNLEATPSPRDTELPSEELPPEPQRNFADDNGEHVGCATENDKEIEEPGEESRGSGMEECDKKTTCVDGDKLSGGHAALGDKRRPSVEMSSSDGEPLSRMDSEDSISSTLMEMESTVSSGRSTPAMMNGQSNASSSAVKTVAYSCCWDLCLQYFNSSPDLAEHIRGVHVDGQRGGVFVCLWKGCKVYNTPSTSQSWLQRHMLTHSGDKPFKCVVGGCTASFASQGGLARHVPTHFSQQSSSKMSSQAKLKEESPSKAGLNKRKKLKNKRRCSLPRPHDFFDAQTMDAIRHRAICLNLSTHIESVGNGHSVVFSSTVLAKRKEGSGKVNVLLHWIPEDILPDVWVNETERPQLKTKVVHLSQLPQETAMLLDPNIYRALPQKRLKQSL; from the exons ATGGCGGCTTGCGTTAAGCTCCGCCCCTTCCACCGATGGTCCAATTTTGACACGGTGGGAGAGTGCGTTATGGCTGCCACAGATATTGCGGCCCCTACCTCCGAGGTAACTCCTCCGGTGACTGTCGATAATTGCGCTCCTGTCTTGGATGAAACTCATACAGAAGACGACAGCAACACCGCAGCGGAAACAGTGGAACCACCTGGCTCCGGGGAGCCGAAATGGGTTGCGCTGAAGGCGGAGGCCGGTGAGGCGGCGGAGCAGGCCCCGAGCGAGGCGCCGCCGTTCGGCGTCCCAGAAGCGGTCAACCTGGAGGCGACACCCAGTCCCCGAGATACGGAGCTGCCTTCCGAGGAGCTGCCGCCGGAGCCGCAACGGAACTTTGCAGATGACAACGGCGAGCATGTCGGCTGTGCCACGGAGAACGATAAGGAGATAGAGGAGCCTGGCGAGGAGAGCCGGGGTTCGGGTATGGAGGAGTGCGACAAAAAAACGACTTGCGTAGACGGCGACAAACTGAGCGGCGGACACGCGGCGCTGGGGGACAAGAGGCGGCCGAGCGTGGAGATGTCCTCCTCCGACGGTGAACCGCTGAGCCGCATGGACTCCGAAGACAG TATAAGCAGCACCTTGATGGAGATGGAGAGCACCGTGTCAAGTGGGCGTTCCACCCCGGCTATGATGAATGGACAAAGCAATGCCAGCTCCTCTGCTGTTAAGACTGTGGCCTACTCCTGTTGCTGGGATCTTTGCCTTCAGTACTTCAACTCGAGCCCCGATCTAGCTGAGCATATTCGGGGCGTCCATGTGGATGGACAAAGAGGAGGG gtgtttgtgtgtctgtggaaGGGTTGCAAGGTGTACAACACCCCATCCACCAGTCAGAGTTGGCTCCAGAGACACATGCTGACCCACAGTGGTGATAAGCCCTTCAAG TGTGTCGTTGGTGGCTGCACCGCAAGTTTTGCCTCCCAGGGGGGACTGGCTCGCCACGTTCCCACCCACTTCAGTCAGCAAAGTTCTTCCAAAATGTCCAGCCAAGCTAAACTCAAGGAGGAATCACCTTCCAAGGCTGGCCTCAATAAGAGGAAGAAGCTCAAGAACAAACGCAGGTGCTCCCTAC CGAGGCCCCATGACTTCTTTGACGCTCAAACCATGGATGCCATCCGCCACCGAGCCATCTGTCTCAACCTCTCCACTCATATTGAAAGCGTGGGCAACGGCCACAGTGTGGTCTTCAGCAGCACG GTGCtggccaaaaggaaggagggcTCAGGAAAAGTGAACGTTCTCCTACACTGGATACCTGAGGACAT TCTGCCTGACGTGTGGGTGAATGAAACGGAGCGGCCTCAGCTGAAGACCAAAGTGGTGCACTTATCCCAGTTGCCGCAGGAAACCGCCATGCTGCTGGACCCCAACATATACAG AGCGCTTCCACAGAAGCGACTAAAGCAGAG CCTGTAA
- the LOC127598041 gene encoding zinc finger protein aebp2-like isoform X1: MAACVKLRPFHRWSNFDTVGECVMAATDIAAPTSEVTPPVTVDNCAPVLDETHTEDDSNTAAETVEPPGSGEPKWVALKAEAGEAAEQAPSEAPPFGVPEAVNLEATPSPRDTELPSEELPPEPQRNFADDNGEHVGCATENDKEIEEPGEESRGSGMEECDKKTTCVDGDKLSGGHAALGDKRRPSVEMSSSDGEPLSRMDSEDSISSTLMEMESTVSSGRSTPAMMNGQSNASSSAVKTVAYSCCWDLCLQYFNSSPDLAEHIRGVHVDGQRGGVFVCLWKGCKVYNTPSTSQSWLQRHMLTHSGDKPFKCVVGGCTASFASQGGLARHVPTHFSQQSSSKMSSQAKLKEESPSKAGLNKRKKLKNKRRCSLPRPHDFFDAQTMDAIRHRAICLNLSTHIESVGNGHSVVFSSTVLAKRKEGSGKVNVLLHWIPEDILPDVWVNETERPQLKTKVVHLSQLPQETAMLLDPNIYRQFFPYLSRALPQKRLKQRSGRGASSEMHPRIWHG; encoded by the exons ATGGCGGCTTGCGTTAAGCTCCGCCCCTTCCACCGATGGTCCAATTTTGACACGGTGGGAGAGTGCGTTATGGCTGCCACAGATATTGCGGCCCCTACCTCCGAGGTAACTCCTCCGGTGACTGTCGATAATTGCGCTCCTGTCTTGGATGAAACTCATACAGAAGACGACAGCAACACCGCAGCGGAAACAGTGGAACCACCTGGCTCCGGGGAGCCGAAATGGGTTGCGCTGAAGGCGGAGGCCGGTGAGGCGGCGGAGCAGGCCCCGAGCGAGGCGCCGCCGTTCGGCGTCCCAGAAGCGGTCAACCTGGAGGCGACACCCAGTCCCCGAGATACGGAGCTGCCTTCCGAGGAGCTGCCGCCGGAGCCGCAACGGAACTTTGCAGATGACAACGGCGAGCATGTCGGCTGTGCCACGGAGAACGATAAGGAGATAGAGGAGCCTGGCGAGGAGAGCCGGGGTTCGGGTATGGAGGAGTGCGACAAAAAAACGACTTGCGTAGACGGCGACAAACTGAGCGGCGGACACGCGGCGCTGGGGGACAAGAGGCGGCCGAGCGTGGAGATGTCCTCCTCCGACGGTGAACCGCTGAGCCGCATGGACTCCGAAGACAG TATAAGCAGCACCTTGATGGAGATGGAGAGCACCGTGTCAAGTGGGCGTTCCACCCCGGCTATGATGAATGGACAAAGCAATGCCAGCTCCTCTGCTGTTAAGACTGTGGCCTACTCCTGTTGCTGGGATCTTTGCCTTCAGTACTTCAACTCGAGCCCCGATCTAGCTGAGCATATTCGGGGCGTCCATGTGGATGGACAAAGAGGAGGG gtgtttgtgtgtctgtggaaGGGTTGCAAGGTGTACAACACCCCATCCACCAGTCAGAGTTGGCTCCAGAGACACATGCTGACCCACAGTGGTGATAAGCCCTTCAAG TGTGTCGTTGGTGGCTGCACCGCAAGTTTTGCCTCCCAGGGGGGACTGGCTCGCCACGTTCCCACCCACTTCAGTCAGCAAAGTTCTTCCAAAATGTCCAGCCAAGCTAAACTCAAGGAGGAATCACCTTCCAAGGCTGGCCTCAATAAGAGGAAGAAGCTCAAGAACAAACGCAGGTGCTCCCTAC CGAGGCCCCATGACTTCTTTGACGCTCAAACCATGGATGCCATCCGCCACCGAGCCATCTGTCTCAACCTCTCCACTCATATTGAAAGCGTGGGCAACGGCCACAGTGTGGTCTTCAGCAGCACG GTGCtggccaaaaggaaggagggcTCAGGAAAAGTGAACGTTCTCCTACACTGGATACCTGAGGACAT TCTGCCTGACGTGTGGGTGAATGAAACGGAGCGGCCTCAGCTGAAGACCAAAGTGGTGCACTTATCCCAGTTGCCGCAGGAAACCGCCATGCTGCTGGACCCCAACATATACAG ACAATTCTTTCCATATCTTTCCAGAGCGCTTCCACAGAAGCGACTAAAGCAGAG
- the LOC127598041 gene encoding zinc finger protein AEBP2-like isoform X2: MAACVKLRPFHRWSNFDTVGECVMAATDIAAPTSEVTPPVTVDNCAPVLDETHTEDDSNTAAETVEPPGSGEPKWVALKAEAGEAAEQAPSEAPPFGVPEAVNLEATPSPRDTELPSEELPPEPQRNFADDNGEHVGCATENDKEIEEPGEESRGSGMEECDKKTTCVDGDKLSGGHAALGDKRRPSVEMSSSDGEPLSRMDSEDSISSTLMEMESTVSSGRSTPAMMNGQSNASSSAVKTVAYSCCWDLCLQYFNSSPDLAEHIRGVHVDGQRGGVFVCLWKGCKVYNTPSTSQSWLQRHMLTHSGDKPFKCVVGGCTASFASQGGLARHVPTHFSQQSSSKMSSQAKLKEESPSKAGLNKRKKLKNKRRCSLPRPHDFFDAQTMDAIRHRAICLNLSTHIESVGNGHSVVFSSTVLAKRKEGSGKVNVLLHWIPEDILPDVWVNETERPQLKTKVVHLSQLPQETAMLLDPNIYRALPQKRLKQRSGRGASSEMHPRIWHG; encoded by the exons ATGGCGGCTTGCGTTAAGCTCCGCCCCTTCCACCGATGGTCCAATTTTGACACGGTGGGAGAGTGCGTTATGGCTGCCACAGATATTGCGGCCCCTACCTCCGAGGTAACTCCTCCGGTGACTGTCGATAATTGCGCTCCTGTCTTGGATGAAACTCATACAGAAGACGACAGCAACACCGCAGCGGAAACAGTGGAACCACCTGGCTCCGGGGAGCCGAAATGGGTTGCGCTGAAGGCGGAGGCCGGTGAGGCGGCGGAGCAGGCCCCGAGCGAGGCGCCGCCGTTCGGCGTCCCAGAAGCGGTCAACCTGGAGGCGACACCCAGTCCCCGAGATACGGAGCTGCCTTCCGAGGAGCTGCCGCCGGAGCCGCAACGGAACTTTGCAGATGACAACGGCGAGCATGTCGGCTGTGCCACGGAGAACGATAAGGAGATAGAGGAGCCTGGCGAGGAGAGCCGGGGTTCGGGTATGGAGGAGTGCGACAAAAAAACGACTTGCGTAGACGGCGACAAACTGAGCGGCGGACACGCGGCGCTGGGGGACAAGAGGCGGCCGAGCGTGGAGATGTCCTCCTCCGACGGTGAACCGCTGAGCCGCATGGACTCCGAAGACAG TATAAGCAGCACCTTGATGGAGATGGAGAGCACCGTGTCAAGTGGGCGTTCCACCCCGGCTATGATGAATGGACAAAGCAATGCCAGCTCCTCTGCTGTTAAGACTGTGGCCTACTCCTGTTGCTGGGATCTTTGCCTTCAGTACTTCAACTCGAGCCCCGATCTAGCTGAGCATATTCGGGGCGTCCATGTGGATGGACAAAGAGGAGGG gtgtttgtgtgtctgtggaaGGGTTGCAAGGTGTACAACACCCCATCCACCAGTCAGAGTTGGCTCCAGAGACACATGCTGACCCACAGTGGTGATAAGCCCTTCAAG TGTGTCGTTGGTGGCTGCACCGCAAGTTTTGCCTCCCAGGGGGGACTGGCTCGCCACGTTCCCACCCACTTCAGTCAGCAAAGTTCTTCCAAAATGTCCAGCCAAGCTAAACTCAAGGAGGAATCACCTTCCAAGGCTGGCCTCAATAAGAGGAAGAAGCTCAAGAACAAACGCAGGTGCTCCCTAC CGAGGCCCCATGACTTCTTTGACGCTCAAACCATGGATGCCATCCGCCACCGAGCCATCTGTCTCAACCTCTCCACTCATATTGAAAGCGTGGGCAACGGCCACAGTGTGGTCTTCAGCAGCACG GTGCtggccaaaaggaaggagggcTCAGGAAAAGTGAACGTTCTCCTACACTGGATACCTGAGGACAT TCTGCCTGACGTGTGGGTGAATGAAACGGAGCGGCCTCAGCTGAAGACCAAAGTGGTGCACTTATCCCAGTTGCCGCAGGAAACCGCCATGCTGCTGGACCCCAACATATACAG AGCGCTTCCACAGAAGCGACTAAAGCAGAG
- the LOC127598041 gene encoding zinc finger protein AEBP2-like isoform X6 codes for MAACVKLRPFHRWSNFDTVGECVMAATDIAAPTSEVTPPVTVDNCAPVLDETHTEDDSNTAAETVEPPGSGEPKWVALKAEAGEAAEQAPSEAPPFGVPEAVNLEATPSPRDTELPSEELPPEPQRNFADDNGEHVGCATENDKEIEEPGEESRGSGMEECDKKTTCVDGDKLSGGHAALGDKRRPSVEMSSSDGEPLSRMDSEDSISSTLMEMESTVSSGRSTPAMMNGQSNASSSAVKTVAYSCCWDLCLQYFNSSPDLAEHIRGVHVDGQRGGVFVCLWKGCKVYNTPSTSQSWLQRHMLTHSGDKPFKCVVGGCTASFASQGGLARHVPTHFSQQSSSKMSSQAKLKEESPSKAGLNKRKKLKNKRRCSLPRPHDFFDAQTMDAIRHRAICLNLSTHIESVGNGHSVVFSSTVLAKRKEGSGKVNVLLHWIPEDI; via the exons ATGGCGGCTTGCGTTAAGCTCCGCCCCTTCCACCGATGGTCCAATTTTGACACGGTGGGAGAGTGCGTTATGGCTGCCACAGATATTGCGGCCCCTACCTCCGAGGTAACTCCTCCGGTGACTGTCGATAATTGCGCTCCTGTCTTGGATGAAACTCATACAGAAGACGACAGCAACACCGCAGCGGAAACAGTGGAACCACCTGGCTCCGGGGAGCCGAAATGGGTTGCGCTGAAGGCGGAGGCCGGTGAGGCGGCGGAGCAGGCCCCGAGCGAGGCGCCGCCGTTCGGCGTCCCAGAAGCGGTCAACCTGGAGGCGACACCCAGTCCCCGAGATACGGAGCTGCCTTCCGAGGAGCTGCCGCCGGAGCCGCAACGGAACTTTGCAGATGACAACGGCGAGCATGTCGGCTGTGCCACGGAGAACGATAAGGAGATAGAGGAGCCTGGCGAGGAGAGCCGGGGTTCGGGTATGGAGGAGTGCGACAAAAAAACGACTTGCGTAGACGGCGACAAACTGAGCGGCGGACACGCGGCGCTGGGGGACAAGAGGCGGCCGAGCGTGGAGATGTCCTCCTCCGACGGTGAACCGCTGAGCCGCATGGACTCCGAAGACAG TATAAGCAGCACCTTGATGGAGATGGAGAGCACCGTGTCAAGTGGGCGTTCCACCCCGGCTATGATGAATGGACAAAGCAATGCCAGCTCCTCTGCTGTTAAGACTGTGGCCTACTCCTGTTGCTGGGATCTTTGCCTTCAGTACTTCAACTCGAGCCCCGATCTAGCTGAGCATATTCGGGGCGTCCATGTGGATGGACAAAGAGGAGGG gtgtttgtgtgtctgtggaaGGGTTGCAAGGTGTACAACACCCCATCCACCAGTCAGAGTTGGCTCCAGAGACACATGCTGACCCACAGTGGTGATAAGCCCTTCAAG TGTGTCGTTGGTGGCTGCACCGCAAGTTTTGCCTCCCAGGGGGGACTGGCTCGCCACGTTCCCACCCACTTCAGTCAGCAAAGTTCTTCCAAAATGTCCAGCCAAGCTAAACTCAAGGAGGAATCACCTTCCAAGGCTGGCCTCAATAAGAGGAAGAAGCTCAAGAACAAACGCAGGTGCTCCCTAC CGAGGCCCCATGACTTCTTTGACGCTCAAACCATGGATGCCATCCGCCACCGAGCCATCTGTCTCAACCTCTCCACTCATATTGAAAGCGTGGGCAACGGCCACAGTGTGGTCTTCAGCAGCACG GTGCtggccaaaaggaaggagggcTCAGGAAAAGTGAACGTTCTCCTACACTGGATACCTGAGGACAT CTGA
- the LOC127598041 gene encoding zinc finger protein AEBP2-like isoform X3, with protein MAACVKLRPFHRWSNFDTVGECVMAATDIAAPTSEVTPPVTVDNCAPVLDETHTEDDSNTAAETVEPPGSGEPKWVALKAEAGEAAEQAPSEAPPFGVPEAVNLEATPSPRDTELPSEELPPEPQRNFADDNGEHVGCATENDKEIEEPGEESRGSGMEECDKKTTCVDGDKLSGGHAALGDKRRPSVEMSSSDGEPLSRMDSEDSISSTLMEMESTVSSGRSTPAMMNGQSNASSSAVKTVAYSCCWDLCLQYFNSSPDLAEHIRGVHVDGQRGGVFVCLWKGCKVYNTPSTSQSWLQRHMLTHSGDKPFKCVVGGCTASFASQGGLARHVPTHFSQQSSSKMSSQAKLKEESPSKAGLNKRKKLKNKRRCSLPRPHDFFDAQTMDAIRHRAICLNLSTHIESVGNGHSVVFSSTVLAKRKEGSGKVNVLLHWIPEDMFRGHSLRPSMTLWWLRPSIMALSAGQATSQPGTEAGATGQEGQFCPGLLPGHSGGGGQQEDAS; from the exons ATGGCGGCTTGCGTTAAGCTCCGCCCCTTCCACCGATGGTCCAATTTTGACACGGTGGGAGAGTGCGTTATGGCTGCCACAGATATTGCGGCCCCTACCTCCGAGGTAACTCCTCCGGTGACTGTCGATAATTGCGCTCCTGTCTTGGATGAAACTCATACAGAAGACGACAGCAACACCGCAGCGGAAACAGTGGAACCACCTGGCTCCGGGGAGCCGAAATGGGTTGCGCTGAAGGCGGAGGCCGGTGAGGCGGCGGAGCAGGCCCCGAGCGAGGCGCCGCCGTTCGGCGTCCCAGAAGCGGTCAACCTGGAGGCGACACCCAGTCCCCGAGATACGGAGCTGCCTTCCGAGGAGCTGCCGCCGGAGCCGCAACGGAACTTTGCAGATGACAACGGCGAGCATGTCGGCTGTGCCACGGAGAACGATAAGGAGATAGAGGAGCCTGGCGAGGAGAGCCGGGGTTCGGGTATGGAGGAGTGCGACAAAAAAACGACTTGCGTAGACGGCGACAAACTGAGCGGCGGACACGCGGCGCTGGGGGACAAGAGGCGGCCGAGCGTGGAGATGTCCTCCTCCGACGGTGAACCGCTGAGCCGCATGGACTCCGAAGACAG TATAAGCAGCACCTTGATGGAGATGGAGAGCACCGTGTCAAGTGGGCGTTCCACCCCGGCTATGATGAATGGACAAAGCAATGCCAGCTCCTCTGCTGTTAAGACTGTGGCCTACTCCTGTTGCTGGGATCTTTGCCTTCAGTACTTCAACTCGAGCCCCGATCTAGCTGAGCATATTCGGGGCGTCCATGTGGATGGACAAAGAGGAGGG gtgtttgtgtgtctgtggaaGGGTTGCAAGGTGTACAACACCCCATCCACCAGTCAGAGTTGGCTCCAGAGACACATGCTGACCCACAGTGGTGATAAGCCCTTCAAG TGTGTCGTTGGTGGCTGCACCGCAAGTTTTGCCTCCCAGGGGGGACTGGCTCGCCACGTTCCCACCCACTTCAGTCAGCAAAGTTCTTCCAAAATGTCCAGCCAAGCTAAACTCAAGGAGGAATCACCTTCCAAGGCTGGCCTCAATAAGAGGAAGAAGCTCAAGAACAAACGCAGGTGCTCCCTAC CGAGGCCCCATGACTTCTTTGACGCTCAAACCATGGATGCCATCCGCCACCGAGCCATCTGTCTCAACCTCTCCACTCATATTGAAAGCGTGGGCAACGGCCACAGTGTGGTCTTCAGCAGCACG GTGCtggccaaaaggaaggagggcTCAGGAAAAGTGAACGTTCTCCTACACTGGATACCTGAGGACAT gttcaggggtcactccttaagaccttctatgactctgtggtggcttcggccatccattatggcattgtctgctggtcaggcaacatctcagcccgggacagaggctggagcgactggtcaggagggccagttctgtcctgggctgctccctggacactctggaggaggtgggcaacaggaggatgctagctaa